From the Budorcas taxicolor isolate Tak-1 chromosome 6, Takin1.1, whole genome shotgun sequence genome, the window AGGGTGAGACCCTGGGATGAGTAAGCGGCCCAGGGGCCAGAGTGAAAGCTGTGACATGAGACCCCCGTCCTCCTAGGGTTCTCGTCCCCCCACCGTGGGGTCCCCGTCCTGCCACTCAGGGCCCCAGCATTCCGGGCCAGCCTGGGGCCCACGAGACACACCGAATGGGCACCTGGGGGGTGAGATGGGCACCTGGGGGGTGAGATGGGCACCAGGCGACGGGCAGCGGCAGCCGGAGCAGCAGGGCGGGTCAGCGTGGCCCAGGGCCAGCTTGGGCCAGCAGCGCCCGGCCCTCAGAGGACACAGGACGGAAGCCAGCGATGCTCCGGGAGGACCCAGTCCTGCCAGCCCGGCCCTGCCAGCGCCCTCGTCCCTGGGAGGCTCAGTTCACACTCCATCCAGCCCAGGCTGCCCGGTGCCCACCGCAGGCTGCTGGGGCCGGGCGGCTCTGCGGGGAGGAAGGgctgcggggtgggggcggggcccagAGCCTCACCGGGGGGTTTCATGTAGTACTGCTCGATGTCGGCCATGTCCGTGTGCAGCGCGCAGTCCAGGTAGGCGAGGACCACCTTCCGGCTGTAGTAGTAGCGCAGGGCCAGCAGCCCTGCGGGCACCAGGCAGGTCAGCAGCAGCGAGCGCGTCAGGGCGAAGCAGAGCGCTGCGGGGAGAGGGCGCACTGAGTGCCCTCTGGGGCGGGGCCTGCGGGCTGCCCGAGTCCCGCACCGCACTGGCCCCTGGTCGATAACCACCGgggccatgggcagaggagaccccAAGCGCACAGCCCGGCCTGTTTTCTCTGGAAGAGCAAAGACCATCGCAGCTGCCGCTTCCACTTGGCCCTGTTGGCAAACTTCTCATCCGTGAGGACGAGATGCCATCACCCCTGACATCAGGACTTCCAAGTGTCCTGAGCACAGCAGCGGCCTCTGGCAGGCTGCCCTCAACCGCTGGCCGGCACAGATCCGGGCATGACTACGGAGGGGGGGAGCCCTGCCCATCACCCCAGACCCTTAGCTGGGTCCATATCCTGGCCTACATGAGGCTGTGGGGAGTCAAAGAGCCGGCAGGCCAGGCACCGTCCCTCTCTTGGGAACTTGGGGGGCCCCACTCCAGCCAAGAACCCTCAGGGCCGGCCTCTGGGCGTcctgagggcaggggccagggaggaAGGCCGAACCGGGCCTCCAGCGCTCGGAGGCAGACGTGCCTGCAGTGAAAGGCCTCTGCTGCGTGACCTTGGGAAGTCCCGCCTGCCCAGCCTCAAGCTCCACATCTACGAAATGGGGAGAATCGCCCTCCTGCTGCAAGGCCTCAAGGGACCAAGCCTCAAAGCCTCCCACGGGGGCGCCTGCGTCAGGCCCACCGCCCCTCGCCCCGCCTCCTCGGCGCCCTCCCTCCGCCCGGCACCCCGGGGAGCTGGCTGCCTGCCCCTCATAAATTAGCACTTGGAGCCGGCGAGGCAACCTCCCCCGCCCGGTGGATTATATATAGTTACACGCGCCGGGCGCGGGGCCTCGGCGGCGGGCGCTACCTGccgctcccccgcccccacccgggATGACCGGGGAGGGGACGCCGGTGGAGACCCCAGTCCTCCCCGCCCGCAGCCCCTGCACCCGGCCCACACCGGTTCCCACGCCCGCGCCCAGCGAGCCTTGGCCCGGAGCCCGGACCGGCCCCAGCGCCGGGGGCCACCTCGCCCCGGGGCCGCCGCAGAACATGCGCGTCCGAGGGGAAGGCAGGGGTCCGCCTCCCTCCTGGGCcggggtcggggggtggggggcgagaGGGCCGGAGCGAGCCCCGTGCGCGTCCCCAGAGGGCCGGGCAGGCGCGGACTGCGGCAGGCTGGGGTGCGCCCCGCCGCCCCGACCCCGCCGCCCCGCCGGGTCCCCGCGCACTGACCGGCCAGCAGGGCGTAGAGCAGCTGCGCGCGCGGGTGCTGCCGCAGGCCGCGGAAGGCCGTGTTGGGGATGCGCTCCATGATGCCGTCGTAGAAGATGCGGCGCGCCGCCTCCTGCTCCGCCGCGCGGAACTCGCGGATGTACACGCCGCGCCCCTCGGGCGGATCCGCGCCCCCGGCGCCGCCGAGAGCCTGGGGGCCCGGCGCAGGCGGGGGAGCcgcgggggcgggggccggccCGGGGGCGGCGGGCAGCGGGGGCCACATGGCGCCGGCGCCGGCGAGCAGCGCGTCCTTCTGGGCCCCCGGCAGCGCCTCATGGTCCTCGGCGGCCACGATCTTCGTCTCGCAGACCATGTCGGGAGGCCCACAATGCATGCACCCGGCCGGGCGGCGCAGCGCAGGGACGCGGGCCGGGCGGCGGGCCCAGGGCAAGGGCGCGGCGCCCTCGgacccgcggcggcggcggcggcggcggcggctcagGAGCGCGGGGCGGAGGCGGCGGGCGGCCGGGGCGCGCGCAGGGAGCTGCGCCGCATTTTGGAGAAGTATTTATAATGCAGCGGCGCCGGTGCAGTCGCGGCGCCCGGGGTCCCGCAGGGTCCTAGCGTCCACTGCATTGGCTGCCGAGGGTCACCATGTGATCTCGAGGGTGGGAGCAGACGCCGCCCCCGCGCCCGCCCGATGGCACACTCGGGCGCTGCACCGCGGCCGGCTGGGGGCGGCGCGGCCGTCCCCGGGGCGCGACGGAGCGGCCGAGCCCCCCGCGAGGCCGGCCGGGGGCGAGCGAGCGTGCGGCCGGGGTCCCGGCCCGGAACGGGGGCTCCGTAGGACTCCCGGCCCGGCGCCTCCCGCCCGGGCCCTGCGCCCCCGCGCGCGCCGCCGGTGAGCGCTCGGACCTGGGGCCGCGCCGCCGGACCCCGCAGCGCCTcgtcctcctgctcctcctcctcggcCGCCGGGCGCTGTCACGGAAGCGTCTCCGTCTCCATCTCCCGCCCCTTTGTCTGAACGCGGCGCTTGACCGAGATCCTGGGGAGGGGGCGCCCCGGCTTGCCCCGCCCGGCGCCCCTGGAAACCTGCGCCGGGGGCCGCGCGGGCTGGCGGCGCGGGGACGCGATCAGAGCGGGGTCCGATGCCCACGCCGCCCGCAGCCCAGCGGGTCCCGGCGCTCCGATGCCGGATCCCAAGCGCCGGCGCGGGGGCGCGGGGCCCGCAGGACCCCTCCCGGCTCGGCCCCCGCCCTCCGCGGCCCGCGCATGCGCCCCGCGATCTCGGTGCAGGTGCAGGGAGGGCGCTCGGCGCGCGCCCCGGGCCCCCGCGAGGCCCCCGCGCCGACGCCGCGGGCAGGGGGCGAGGGGGCCAAGTGGAAGGGGAAGGGCGGGAGTCCCAGGCCCGCCCCCAGCGCCTGACGAGCCCAGCCCCTCGGCATCCCCGCACCCCGCTTCCCCGCGTCGCCCCAGTTCCCTGCAAGTGACCCCGCGGGCCGACCTGGAGCGGAGCTCACACTCGCGCGAGTGGAGAGCAAGCCTCGGGCTCCAGGCCTAAGGACCCTCGGGCCGCTGGGGCCCACGAGGCGGCGGCGGTCACCCAGAGGCCAGGAAAGGGACCGCCCCTCGCGAGGTCGCGCTGAGGGATCCAGGGGGCGCGAGAAGAGGGAGGACCCGGGGCCCAAAGCGCTGGGTCGTAGCGGGAGGGGCAGCCGAGCTGGGGCGTCACGCGCTCGCCGTTTTTCGTGTGTCAGGATGTGCCCGGGGTCTGCCTGTGACCTTCCAGGAGAGCCGGGTGGGATCACGGACAATGTCAGGGGCACTCATCCGGCCGTTCAGAGAGCCCTCCACGCGCCGCCCCGAGCTGTCCCGCACCGCAGGCCAGGCTCCCAGGCATTCTGAGGATGGCCGGCTCCACGGCAGGAGGAAGGTGGCAGCCAGAGGAGCGTGCAAGGAGTCCAGGAAggaagggggcgggggtgggagcaCCTGGACAGCGTCCTGACACCCGCCCCTAGGTCCGGGTCTGCGGGGGTCCCTCCAGCCCATGGCCTCTGCTGGCcgttttcagtcgctcagtcatgtcccacccttgtagccccctaggctcctctgtccatgaggggctccaggcaagaatactgcagtgttcgccatgcccttctctagatcttcccaacccagggatggaacccaggtctcctgcactgcagg encodes:
- the NAT8L gene encoding N-acetylaspartate synthetase, encoding MHCGPPDMVCETKIVAAEDHEALPGAQKDALLAGAGAMWPPLPAAPGPAPAPAAPPPAPGPQALGGAGGADPPEGRGVYIREFRAAEQEAARRIFYDGIMERIPNTAFRGLRQHPRAQLLYALLAALCFALTRSLLLTCLVPAGLLALRYYYSRKVVLAYLDCALHTDMADIEQYYMKPPGSCFWVAVLDGNVVGIVAARAHAADNTVELLRMSVDSRFRGRGIAKALGRKVLEFALAHHYSAVVLGTTAVKAAAHKLYESLGFRHMGSSDRHVMPGMTLSLAERLFFQVRYHRYRLQLREE